The Ornithodoros turicata isolate Travis unplaced genomic scaffold, ASM3712646v1 Chromosome121, whole genome shotgun sequence genome has a segment encoding these proteins:
- the LOC135371790 gene encoding uncharacterized protein LOC135371790, with protein MVGDTPTAQNLNTLCMDTSKQKKPDRLLKRSRTERQTLSITDLSPEPWFPKFLIIQASDENTSLAKVSPFLVAKVLEQVIGKSYQARKLNSGSIQVEVHTKQQSIALQALKEIGDTLVSVSTHRTLNIVKGVISEDELLSCSESEIEDGMNEQGVVTAKRIFIRRDGKEIPTKHIILSFKLHSLPSSIKAGYLNCNVRAYVPNPRRCFKCQRFGHSSQVCRGHPVCPKCAGKDHTPETCNNGFHCANCEGNHPVYSRSCPRWKDEKQIIRIKTEQNLTYKAAKAQLDFAKKGSFSDVVRRGVAPPRRSVETQTCFQETETPLHTPQQDVGDTQVPPTLPVANQETGHNKGATTSSKVDGAQSVWDGNLKVPSQISHSMDVDEDDCMSQKSSSSVSSLPGKEKRERRDKGRGRGSKPNAPSNEQRRPVPQRVLPP; from the coding sequence atggtgggcgacacacctacTGCGCAGAATCTCAACACTCTTTGTATGGATacatcaaaacaaaaaaaacctgATCGGCTCCTCAAAAGGAGTCGCACCGAGAGACAGACACTGAGCATCACTGACCTATCGCCAGAACCCTGGTTCCCCAAGTTCTTGATTATTCAGGCAAGTGACGAAAACACCTCACTGGCAAAAGTATCACCATTTCTCGTGGCCAAAGTTCTTGAACAGGTCATAGGCAAATCCTATCAAGCAAGAAAACTGAACTCTGGTTCCATCCAAGTAGAAGTACATACAAAGCAGCAAAGCATAGCACTTCAGGCACTGAAAGAGATAGGGGACACACTTGTATCAGTCAGTACACATCGTACACTGAACATTGTAAAGGGCGTAATTTCAGAGGATGAACTGCTTTCCTGTTCTGAATCTGAAATTGAAGACGGTATGAACGAACAAGGAGTTGTCACAGCAAAACGAATATTCATCCGCAGAGACGGCAAAGAGATCCCGACTAAACATATCATACTATCATTCAAACTTCACTCACTGCCCTCAAGTATCAAAGCCGGCTACCTTAATTGTAATGTAAGAGCATACGTCCCAAACCCAAGGCGCTGCTTTAAGTGTCAGCGCTTTGGGCACAGTTCACAAGTCTGCCGTGGCCATCCTGTTTGCCCAAAGTGTGCAGGGAAGGACCATACACCAGAAACCTGTAACAACGGATTccattgtgcaaactgcgaggGAAACCATCCGGTGTACTCAAGATCATGTCCCCGTTGGAAAGACGAGAAGCAGATAATTCGAATCAAGACCGAACAGAATCTCACATACAAAGCTGCAAAGGCACAACTTGACTTTGCAAAGAAGGGTagtttttccgacgtggtgcgcAGGGGGGTGGCACCACCGAGGAGGTCTGTGGAGACTCAGACCTGTTTTCAGGAAACTGAGACTCCACTCCACACCCCCCAGCAGGATGTGGGAGACACGCAAGTGCCTCCCACGTTGCCAGTGGCCAATCAAGAGACTGGCCACAACAAAGGAGCCACGACCTCGTCCAAGGTCGATGGCGCACAGTCTGTCTGGGACGGGAACTTAAAGGTCCCTTCCCAAATATCTCATAGTATGGACGTCGATGaggatgactgcatgtcgcagaagtcttCATCGAGTGTATCCAGCTTgcctggaaaagaaaaaagagagagaagagataAAGGGAGAGGTAGGGGCTCAAAGCCTAACGCCCCTTCCAATGAGCAGCGAAGGCCTGTCCCCCAAAGGGTGCTGCCACCTTAA